One genomic region from Hemitrygon akajei unplaced genomic scaffold, sHemAka1.3 Scf000069, whole genome shotgun sequence encodes:
- the LOC140722108 gene encoding NACHT, LRR and PYD domains-containing protein 3-like — MDTDLNSAISAFLSNCEDHQLFRLTRFYKERLEQAIEEGVEGVGFMLMGEDHFTGPEYHSATELAEKGNRSGASKLFLDLVMEKGSGARRVMWESFVKLHHHLPKLSRILNEIRERGDGQFAYMDTERGLSEVPPHLEDVRRKHKETLWAETEKLRVNTILMREKVKVFQLVNRYAELTVISTVRDRTLVEHELLARGRDHEEWRQKHLHRELEKLRTDQLFEKSFVQKLKRYFFGNKSGMSAAVAGVPGIGKTTMVQKIVYDWATGKIYQQFQFVFSFKFRDLNSINCRINLKELILHQYPYFGNILGEVWKHTEGLLFIFDGLDEFKDKINFVDGRRDTESQYTDPEFQCNVSDIVYSLIQGKLLPGCSVLVTTRPTALHLLEKADISVWAEILGFVGEERKEYFIRYFEDQTVAEAVFKHVKENEILYTMSYNPSYCWILALALGPFFTQRVRDPQRVPKTITQLYSYYIYNILKNHGREIENPRDVFLRVGQMAFRGVSEKKIVFTGGDLIEFNLQPSQFLSGFLMELLEREDSAQSVVYTFPHLTIQEFVAAVAQFLNPHPGDILKFLTEVHSTTDGRFEVFLRFVAGLSSPMTARGLEEFLGPFPNETTCRVIDWVKEEVKRQSGNTWSEAGKRSLLNTLHYLFESQNRGLAQAALGSVETLSFRGMTLTPIDCVVLSHVIGLCDTIKHLDLEKCHIQCEGIQRLGPGLHKCQELR, encoded by the exons atggacacag atctgaactccgccatctctgccttcctgtcaaattgtgagGATCACCAACTGTTCCGGTTGACGAGATTCTACAAGGAgcgactggagcaggcgattgaggagggtgtggagggagtcggCTTCATGTTAATGGGCGAGGATCACTTCACCGGGCCAGAGTATCAC agcgcgactgagctcgcggagaagggaaaccgatcgggcgcttccaaactcttcctggatctggtgatggagaagggctccggggcccggagggtgatgtgggaatcctttgtgaaactacatcaccatttaccgaagctgagcagaatattgaatgAAATACGGGAGCGAG GTGACGGCCAATTCGCCTACATGGACACCGAGCGGGGTTTATCTGAAGTGCCCCCGCATCTGGAAG ATGTTCGaaggaaacacaaggagactctgtgGGCAGAAACTGaaaaactgagagtgaacacgatcctgatgagggagaaggtgaaggttttccagctggttaatcgatacgctgagctcacggtcatttctactgttcgagatcggacactggtggaacatgagctgctggcaagaggcagagaccacgaggagtggagacagaaacatctccacagagaactggaaaaactccggactgatcagttattcGAGAAGAGCTTTGTTCAAAAATTGAAAAGATATTTCTTTGGAAACAAATCCGGGATGtccgcagcagtggccggagtcccggggatcgggaaaacaacaatggtacagaagattgtttatgactgggccacggggaaaatataccaacagttccagtttgtcttcagtttcaaattccgggatttaaactccattaactgcagaataaacctgaaagaactgattctgcatcAGTATccctactttgggaatatcctgggaGAGGTCTGGAAACACACAGAGGGactgctgtttatattcgatggatTGGATGAATTCAAGGACAAAATCAACTTTGTTGATGGTCGGAGAGACACAGAATCACAgtacacagatcctgaattccagtgcaacgtgtctgacattgtgtacagtttaatccagggcaagctgctcccagggtgttcagtgctggtgaccacccgtcccactgcgttacatttattggaaaaggcagacatcagtgtctgggctgaaatcctgggatttgttggtgaggaacggaaggaatatttcatcaggtattttgaagatcagacggtggcagaagctgttttcaaacacgtgaaggaaaacgagatcctgtacaccatgagctacaacccctcctactgctggatccttgctctggcactgggccccttcttcacacaaagagtcagggacccgcagcgagttcccaagaccatcacccaactgtactcctactatatttacaacatcctgaaaaaccacggccgtgagattgagaacccccgtgatgtgtttctcagggttggtcagatggccttcagaggggtgtccgagaagaagattgtgtttacaggaggagatttgatcgagttcaatctgcagccttcgcagttcctgtccgggttcctgatggagcttttggagagagaggattctgctcagagcgtggtgtacacattcccacacctcaccatccaagagtttgtagctgcagtcgcacaattcctgaatccgcatcccggggatatcctgaaattccttacAGAAGTCCAcagcacgacagatgggcgatttgaggtattcctccgttttgttgctggtctctcctccccaatgacagctcggggcctggaggagtttctgggtccatttcctaatgaaacaacctgccgggtgattgactgggtgaaggaggaggttaaacgccagagtggaaacacatggagtgaagctggtaaaaggagcctcctgaacacattgcactacctgtttgagtctcagaatcgtggactggctcaggccgcactgggatctgtggaaacactttcattccgtggaatgacactgaccccgattgactgcgtggtcctgtctcatgtcatcggactttgtgatacaataaaacacctcgacctggagaaatgccacattcagtgtgaaggaatccagcggctgggacctgggctgcacaagtgccaggagttgaggtaa